One Cervus canadensis isolate Bull #8, Minnesota chromosome 1, ASM1932006v1, whole genome shotgun sequence genomic window carries:
- the RAB36 gene encoding ras-related protein Rab-36 isoform X3: MRSSLTPLGPSVSRDRVITSFPKWYTPAACLQLREHFHGQVSAACQRGNTGTVGLRLSKVVVVGDLYVGKTCLIHRFCKNVFNHDYKATIGVDFEIERFEVAGTPFSLQIWDTAGQEKFKCIASAYYRGAQVIITAFDLTDVQTLEHARQWLEDALRENEPGACFLFLVGTKKDLLSGAACEQAEAEAVRLANEMQAEYWSVSAKTGENVKAFFSRVAALAFERSVLQDLERRSSAPLQVGGGDLIRMEGRPPETPDSRRPSSPSCC; the protein is encoded by the exons ATGAGGTCCTCCCTGACACCTTTGGGGCCCTCTGTGAGCCGGGACCGCGTCATCACCAGCTTCCCTAAG TGGTACACGCCCGCCGCCTGCCTGCAGCTCCGGGAGCACTTCCATGGGCAGGTCAGCGCCGCCTGCCAGCGCGGGAACACGGGGACCGTAGG GCTCAGACTCTCCAAGGTGGTGGTGGTCGGCGATCTCTACGTGGGCAAGACCTGCCTCATCCACAG GTTCTGCAAGAATGTCTTCAACCATGACTACAAGGCCACCATTGGGGTGGACTTCGAGATCGAGCGCTTTGAGGTCGCTGGGACGCCCTTCAGCCTCCAGAT CTGGGACACAGCAGGGCAGGAGAAGTTCAAGTGCATCGCATCTGCCTACTACCGGGGTGCCCAGG TGATCATCACGGCCTTTGACCTCACCGACGTGCAGACCCTGGAGCACGCCAG GCAGTGGCTGGAGGACGCGCTGAGGGAGAACGAGCCGGGCGCCTGCTTCCTGTTCCTCGTGGGGACCAAGAAGGACCTGCTG TCAGGGGCCGCGTGTGAGCAGGCGGAGGCGGAGGCCGTGCGCCTGGCCAACGAGATGCAGGCTGAGTACTGGTCCGTGTCAGCCAAGACCG GGGAGAATGTGAAGGCGTTTTTCAGCCGTGTGGCCGCCCTGGCCTTCGAGCGCTCAGTACTGCAGGACTTGGAGCGGAGGAGCAGCGCCCCGCTGCAGGTCGGCGGCGGGGACCTCATCC GGATGGAGGGACGTCCACCCGAGACCCCGGACAGCAGGAGGCCCTCCAGCCCGAGTTGCTGTTAG
- the RAB36 gene encoding ras-related protein Rab-36 isoform X6: MGRLRLSKVVVVGDLYVGKTCLIHRFCKNVFNHDYKATIGVDFEIERFEVAGTPFSLQIWDTAGQEKFKCIASAYYRGAQVIITAFDLTDVQTLEHARQWLEDALRENEPGACFLFLVGTKKDLLSGAACEQAEAEAVRLANEMQAEYWSVSAKTGENVKAFFSRVAALAFERSVLQDLERRSSAPLQVGGGDLIRMEGRPPETPDSRRPSSPSCC, from the exons ATGGGCAG GCTCAGACTCTCCAAGGTGGTGGTGGTCGGCGATCTCTACGTGGGCAAGACCTGCCTCATCCACAG GTTCTGCAAGAATGTCTTCAACCATGACTACAAGGCCACCATTGGGGTGGACTTCGAGATCGAGCGCTTTGAGGTCGCTGGGACGCCCTTCAGCCTCCAGAT CTGGGACACAGCAGGGCAGGAGAAGTTCAAGTGCATCGCATCTGCCTACTACCGGGGTGCCCAGG TGATCATCACGGCCTTTGACCTCACCGACGTGCAGACCCTGGAGCACGCCAG GCAGTGGCTGGAGGACGCGCTGAGGGAGAACGAGCCGGGCGCCTGCTTCCTGTTCCTCGTGGGGACCAAGAAGGACCTGCTG TCAGGGGCCGCGTGTGAGCAGGCGGAGGCGGAGGCCGTGCGCCTGGCCAACGAGATGCAGGCTGAGTACTGGTCCGTGTCAGCCAAGACCG GGGAGAATGTGAAGGCGTTTTTCAGCCGTGTGGCCGCCCTGGCCTTCGAGCGCTCAGTACTGCAGGACTTGGAGCGGAGGAGCAGCGCCCCGCTGCAGGTCGGCGGCGGGGACCTCATCC GGATGGAGGGACGTCCACCCGAGACCCCGGACAGCAGGAGGCCCTCCAGCCCGAGTTGCTGTTAG
- the RAB36 gene encoding ras-related protein Rab-36 isoform X2, translating to MVIAAQEAGGTLLAVSPAPSVRDSSEAGGSGVVLVAMVIAASRPSGTRQRRELCQRPQWYTPAACLQLREHFHGQVSAACQRGNTGTVGLRLSKVVVVGDLYVGKTCLIHRFCKNVFNHDYKATIGVDFEIERFEVAGTPFSLQIWDTAGQEKFKCIASAYYRGAQVIITAFDLTDVQTLEHARQWLEDALRENEPGACFLFLVGTKKDLLSGAACEQAEAEAVRLANEMQAEYWSVSAKTAECLQARRCRGTDDWATPPPPTPSSHPHPSRFLPGPRWFPGRS from the exons ATGGTGATCGCGGCGCAGGAGGCTGGCGGGACTCTTTTGGCTGTGAGCCCCGCCCCCAGCGTCCGGGATTCGTCGGAAGCAGGCGGGTCCGGCGTGGTGCTCGTTGCCATGGTGATCGCGGCCTCCCGACCCTCCGGGACTAGGCAGCGCCGGGAGCTGTGTCAGCGGCCGCAG TGGTACACGCCCGCCGCCTGCCTGCAGCTCCGGGAGCACTTCCATGGGCAGGTCAGCGCCGCCTGCCAGCGCGGGAACACGGGGACCGTAGG GCTCAGACTCTCCAAGGTGGTGGTGGTCGGCGATCTCTACGTGGGCAAGACCTGCCTCATCCACAG GTTCTGCAAGAATGTCTTCAACCATGACTACAAGGCCACCATTGGGGTGGACTTCGAGATCGAGCGCTTTGAGGTCGCTGGGACGCCCTTCAGCCTCCAGAT CTGGGACACAGCAGGGCAGGAGAAGTTCAAGTGCATCGCATCTGCCTACTACCGGGGTGCCCAGG TGATCATCACGGCCTTTGACCTCACCGACGTGCAGACCCTGGAGCACGCCAG GCAGTGGCTGGAGGACGCGCTGAGGGAGAACGAGCCGGGCGCCTGCTTCCTGTTCCTCGTGGGGACCAAGAAGGACCTGCTG TCAGGGGCCGCGTGTGAGCAGGCGGAGGCGGAGGCCGTGCGCCTGGCCAACGAGATGCAGGCTGAGTACTGGTCCGTGTCAGCCAAGACCG CTGAGTGCCTGCAGGCCCGGCGCTGCCGAGGGACAGATGATTGGgccacgcccccaccccccacccccagctctcacCCACACCCCTCCCGGTTTCTGCCCGGGCCTCGCTGGTTCCCCGGAAGGAGCTGA
- the RAB36 gene encoding ras-related protein Rab-36 isoform X1, whose product MVIAAQEAGGTLLAVSPAPSVRDSSEAGGSGVVLVAMVIAASRPSGTRQRRELCQRPQWYTPAACLQLREHFHGQVSAACQRGNTGTVGLRLSKVVVVGDLYVGKTCLIHRFCKNVFNHDYKATIGVDFEIERFEVAGTPFSLQIWDTAGQEKFKCIASAYYRGAQVIITAFDLTDVQTLEHARQWLEDALRENEPGACFLFLVGTKKDLLSGAACEQAEAEAVRLANEMQAEYWSVSAKTGENVKAFFSRVAALAFERSVLQDLERRSSAPLQVGGGDLIRMEGRPPETPDSRRPSSPSCC is encoded by the exons ATGGTGATCGCGGCGCAGGAGGCTGGCGGGACTCTTTTGGCTGTGAGCCCCGCCCCCAGCGTCCGGGATTCGTCGGAAGCAGGCGGGTCCGGCGTGGTGCTCGTTGCCATGGTGATCGCGGCCTCCCGACCCTCCGGGACTAGGCAGCGCCGGGAGCTGTGTCAGCGGCCGCAG TGGTACACGCCCGCCGCCTGCCTGCAGCTCCGGGAGCACTTCCATGGGCAGGTCAGCGCCGCCTGCCAGCGCGGGAACACGGGGACCGTAGG GCTCAGACTCTCCAAGGTGGTGGTGGTCGGCGATCTCTACGTGGGCAAGACCTGCCTCATCCACAG GTTCTGCAAGAATGTCTTCAACCATGACTACAAGGCCACCATTGGGGTGGACTTCGAGATCGAGCGCTTTGAGGTCGCTGGGACGCCCTTCAGCCTCCAGAT CTGGGACACAGCAGGGCAGGAGAAGTTCAAGTGCATCGCATCTGCCTACTACCGGGGTGCCCAGG TGATCATCACGGCCTTTGACCTCACCGACGTGCAGACCCTGGAGCACGCCAG GCAGTGGCTGGAGGACGCGCTGAGGGAGAACGAGCCGGGCGCCTGCTTCCTGTTCCTCGTGGGGACCAAGAAGGACCTGCTG TCAGGGGCCGCGTGTGAGCAGGCGGAGGCGGAGGCCGTGCGCCTGGCCAACGAGATGCAGGCTGAGTACTGGTCCGTGTCAGCCAAGACCG GGGAGAATGTGAAGGCGTTTTTCAGCCGTGTGGCCGCCCTGGCCTTCGAGCGCTCAGTACTGCAGGACTTGGAGCGGAGGAGCAGCGCCCCGCTGCAGGTCGGCGGCGGGGACCTCATCC GGATGGAGGGACGTCCACCCGAGACCCCGGACAGCAGGAGGCCCTCCAGCCCGAGTTGCTGTTAG
- the RAB36 gene encoding ras-related protein Rab-36 isoform X5, which translates to MPLRLRLSKVVVVGDLYVGKTCLIHRFCKNVFNHDYKATIGVDFEIERFEVAGTPFSLQIWDTAGQEKFKCIASAYYRGAQVIITAFDLTDVQTLEHARQWLEDALRENEPGACFLFLVGTKKDLLSGAACEQAEAEAVRLANEMQAEYWSVSAKTGENVKAFFSRVAALAFERSVLQDLERRSSAPLQVGGGDLIRMEGRPPETPDSRRPSSPSCC; encoded by the exons ATGCCCCTCAGGCTCAGACTCTCCAAGGTGGTGGTGGTCGGCGATCTCTACGTGGGCAAGACCTGCCTCATCCACAG GTTCTGCAAGAATGTCTTCAACCATGACTACAAGGCCACCATTGGGGTGGACTTCGAGATCGAGCGCTTTGAGGTCGCTGGGACGCCCTTCAGCCTCCAGAT CTGGGACACAGCAGGGCAGGAGAAGTTCAAGTGCATCGCATCTGCCTACTACCGGGGTGCCCAGG TGATCATCACGGCCTTTGACCTCACCGACGTGCAGACCCTGGAGCACGCCAG GCAGTGGCTGGAGGACGCGCTGAGGGAGAACGAGCCGGGCGCCTGCTTCCTGTTCCTCGTGGGGACCAAGAAGGACCTGCTG TCAGGGGCCGCGTGTGAGCAGGCGGAGGCGGAGGCCGTGCGCCTGGCCAACGAGATGCAGGCTGAGTACTGGTCCGTGTCAGCCAAGACCG GGGAGAATGTGAAGGCGTTTTTCAGCCGTGTGGCCGCCCTGGCCTTCGAGCGCTCAGTACTGCAGGACTTGGAGCGGAGGAGCAGCGCCCCGCTGCAGGTCGGCGGCGGGGACCTCATCC GGATGGAGGGACGTCCACCCGAGACCCCGGACAGCAGGAGGCCCTCCAGCCCGAGTTGCTGTTAG
- the RAB36 gene encoding ras-related protein Rab-36 isoform X4: protein MPACPSVCLQWYTPAACLQLREHFHGQVSAACQRGNTGTVGLRLSKVVVVGDLYVGKTCLIHRFCKNVFNHDYKATIGVDFEIERFEVAGTPFSLQIWDTAGQEKFKCIASAYYRGAQVIITAFDLTDVQTLEHARQWLEDALRENEPGACFLFLVGTKKDLLSGAACEQAEAEAVRLANEMQAEYWSVSAKTGENVKAFFSRVAALAFERSVLQDLERRSSAPLQVGGGDLIRMEGRPPETPDSRRPSSPSCC, encoded by the exons ATGCCCgcctgtccatctgtctgtctgcagTGGTACACGCCCGCCGCCTGCCTGCAGCTCCGGGAGCACTTCCATGGGCAGGTCAGCGCCGCCTGCCAGCGCGGGAACACGGGGACCGTAGG GCTCAGACTCTCCAAGGTGGTGGTGGTCGGCGATCTCTACGTGGGCAAGACCTGCCTCATCCACAG GTTCTGCAAGAATGTCTTCAACCATGACTACAAGGCCACCATTGGGGTGGACTTCGAGATCGAGCGCTTTGAGGTCGCTGGGACGCCCTTCAGCCTCCAGAT CTGGGACACAGCAGGGCAGGAGAAGTTCAAGTGCATCGCATCTGCCTACTACCGGGGTGCCCAGG TGATCATCACGGCCTTTGACCTCACCGACGTGCAGACCCTGGAGCACGCCAG GCAGTGGCTGGAGGACGCGCTGAGGGAGAACGAGCCGGGCGCCTGCTTCCTGTTCCTCGTGGGGACCAAGAAGGACCTGCTG TCAGGGGCCGCGTGTGAGCAGGCGGAGGCGGAGGCCGTGCGCCTGGCCAACGAGATGCAGGCTGAGTACTGGTCCGTGTCAGCCAAGACCG GGGAGAATGTGAAGGCGTTTTTCAGCCGTGTGGCCGCCCTGGCCTTCGAGCGCTCAGTACTGCAGGACTTGGAGCGGAGGAGCAGCGCCCCGCTGCAGGTCGGCGGCGGGGACCTCATCC GGATGGAGGGACGTCCACCCGAGACCCCGGACAGCAGGAGGCCCTCCAGCCCGAGTTGCTGTTAG